One region of Tamandua tetradactyla isolate mTamTet1 chromosome 6, mTamTet1.pri, whole genome shotgun sequence genomic DNA includes:
- the LOC143688557 gene encoding cytochrome P450 11B1, mitochondrial-like, producing MALRAKAGMWRPVRWLPGHGARGLGAGATQPTQAVLPFEAIPRCPGNKWVRVLQVWKEQGQENIHLEMQEKFQELGPIFRYDIGGMQMVNVMLPEDVERLQQVESLYPRRLQVAPWLVYRELRGHRPGVFLLNGPEWRFNRLRLNPDVLSPKSTQMYIPMVDIVARDFSKVLKKKILQNARRSLTLDFQPSINLYTIEASTFVLFGERLGLFSGSPSTTSRDFIHALEVMLKSTPPLMCLPRSLSRWTNAKVWEAHFGAWDYIFQYASSRIQNIYQELALGPQQQYSGVVAELLLHAELSLDTIKANATELTAGSVETTTYPLLMTLYELARNPDVQQALRQESLAAEAAITESPQRATTELPLLRAALKETLRLYPVGLSVQRQVSSDLVLQNYHIPAGTLVQVCLYSLGRNPVVFPRPQRYDPQRWLGKSASETSFRHLAFGFGMRQCLGRRLAEVQMLLFLHHVLKNFHVETLNQEDIKTVYYFVLIPSTAPLLTFRAYN from the exons ATGGCACTCAGGGCAAAGGCAGGCATGTGGAGGCCAGTGCGCTGGTTGCCGGGGCATGGGGCCCGAGGACTGGGTGCTGGAGCCACCCAGCCCACCCAGGCAGTGCTGCCCTTCGAAGCCATACCCCGGTGTCCTGGCAACAAGTGGGTGAGGGTGCTGCAGGTCTGGAAGGAGCAGGGCCAGGAGAACATTCACCTAGAGATGCAGGAGAAATTCCAGGAGCTGGGGCCCATTTTCAG GTATGACATAGGAGGGATGCAGATGGTGAACGTGATGCTGCCTGAGGACGTGGAGCGGCTGCAGCAGGTGGAGAGCCTGTACCCCCGCCGCCTGCAGGTGGCACCCTGGCTGGTGTACCGAGAGCTCCGCGGGCACAGACCGGGCGTGTTCCTGCT GAATGGACCTGAATGGCGCTTCAACCGGCTGCGGCTGAACCCTGACGTTTTGTCACCAAAGAGCACTCAGATGTACATCCCCATGGTGGACATCGTGGCCAGAGACTTCTCAAAAGTCCTGAAGAAAAAGATACTGCAGAACGCCCGGAGAAGCCTGACCCTGGACTTCCAGCCCAGCATCAACCTCTACACCATAGAAG CCAGCACATTTGTTCTGTTTGGGGAGCGGCTGGGCCTCTTCAGTGGCAGCCCCAGCACTACCAGCCGTGACTTCATCCATGCCCTGGAGGTCATGCTGAAATCCACGCCACCGCTCATGTGCCTGCCCAGGAGTCTGTCCCGCTGGACCAACGCCAAGGTGTGGGAGGCACACTTTGGGGCCTGGGACTACATCTTCCAGTATG CCAGCAGCCGCATCCAGAACATCTACCAGGAGCTGGCACTTGGCCCCCAGCAGCAGTACAGCGGCGTCGTGGCTGAGCTGCTGCTGCACGCAGAGCTGTCCCTAGACACCATCAAGGCCAACGCCACTGAGCTCACAGCGGGGAGCGTGGAGACG ACCACCTACCCCTTGCTGATGACGCTCTACGAGCTGGCACGGAACCCGGACGTGCAGCAGGCCCTACgccaggagagcctggctgccgaAGCTGCGATCACTGAGAGCCCCCAGCGGGCCACCACGGAGCTGCCTCTGCTGCGGGCGGCCCTCAAGGAGACCTTGCG GCTGTACCCCGTGGGGCTCAGTGTGCAGCGACAGGTGAGCTCAGACTTGGTGCTGCAGAACTACCACATCCCGGCCGGG ACCTTGGTCCAGGTGTGCCTCTACTCCTTGGGCCGCAACCCTGTGGTGTTCCCGAGGCCGCAGCGCTACGACCCCCAGCGCTGGCTGGGCAAGAGCGCCTCGGAGACCAGCTTCCGACACCTGGCCTTCGGCTTCGGCATGCGCCAGTGCCTGGGCCGGCGCCTGGCAGAGGTCCAGATGCTGCTTTTCCTGCACCAC GTGCTGAAAAACTTCCACGTGGAGACGCTGAACCAAGAGGACATAAAGACGGTCTACTATTTCGTACTTATACCTAGCACCGCCCCTCTCCTCACCTTCCGGGCCTACAACTAA